A stretch of the Ptychodera flava strain L36383 chromosome 18, AS_Pfla_20210202, whole genome shotgun sequence genome encodes the following:
- the LOC139117819 gene encoding uncharacterized protein, translating into MSRFVALVLTLFFLRKSEAELPAAVAFWPLDSDYMYQDASGGSNDGSSGSDAHLEPNAVGTENGAIRLTGTKDSYIEFPNNGAYDTRYSIAMFVYVYQQGKYGPIFNYRRSGWGIHLNAGDSGILSRLYERSASAQTDTVNYNGPLNHWKFYGVSYNYTTGMFKLWEMDHVLDTLNVGTMELATDHEGRMGAVEGIDDAMASVMVSCMQIYDRELSPSEIIEAESKCKILKEITTTVEVTTTAEMTTTEITTAEPTTTEKQTTEEAIALSETTTQEITTIDEKVREIEGTNASPSIREVVHYFDGLADAISGLDDAKISQEQSQNMTIGR; encoded by the exons ATGTCGCGGTTCGTCGCCCTAGTTCTAACATTATTCTTCCTGAGGAAGAGTGAAGCCG AACTTCCAGCTGCAGTAGCTTTCTGGCCCCTTGATAGCGATTATATGTACCAAGATGCTTCAGGGGGTAGCAACGACGGTTCTTCCGGAAGCGATGCTCACCTCGAGCCAAATGCTGTAGGCACCGAGAATGGAGCAATACGATTGACAGGTACCAAGGACTCGTACATCGAATTTCCGAACAATGGTGCATATGACACAAGATACTCAATAGCCATGTTTGTGTACGTATATCAGCAAGGGAAGTACGGCCCAATTTTTAATTACCGGCGTAGTGGTTGGGGAATACATCTTAATGCAGGTGATTCGGGTATACTTTCGAGACTATACGAACGTTCGGCGTCCGCACAAACCGATACTGTAAATTACAATGGTCCTCTAAATCATTGGAAATTCTACGGAGTCAGTTACAATTACACTACAGGAATGTTTAAATTATGGGAAATGGATCATGTCTTGGACACACTTAATGTTGGCACTATGGAGCTAGCTACCGATCATGAAGGAAGAATGGGAGCAGTTGAAGGTATAGATGATGCAATGGCAAGTGTCATGGTATCATGCATGCAGATATATGACAGAGAGTTGTCACCATCGGAGATCATAGAAGCTGAGagcaaatgtaaaattttgaaag AAATTACAACAACGGTAGAGGTCACCACAACTGCTGAAATGACAACCACAGAGATAACAACAGCTGAACCCACTACTACAGAGAAGCAAACCACAGAGGAAGCAATCGCACTATCCGAGACAACAACACAAGAGATAACTACCATAGACG AAAAAGTCCGGGAAATTGAAGGCACAAATGCGAGCCCGTCAATAAGAGAA GTTGTACATTATTTCGATGGATTAGCAGACGCTATTTCTGGTCTTGATGATGCCAAAATATCGCAGGAACAGAGCCAAAATATGACCATCGGTAGGTGA